The Bactrocera dorsalis isolate Fly_Bdor chromosome 3, ASM2337382v1, whole genome shotgun sequence genomic interval gtagacatctggcgccacggctgtctgctcgtcgaaacaatagacatctggcgccgcactgtctgcttgtctaggtaaacaattgctgagtctggcgccgcgactgtctgcttgcgtctggcgccgtatagccgtatgttctggtaatttccagacgcgatattctagaaggacacgtcggcatcagcgagaagtgcgtggctatataagccgtggcagcgccaacgtaatcaatcagtgctaagagttggtgtcagaagtgggattgtcaaataatccaaattcaagatggttaaattcggagaattgagaattcaacaattaaaaaaggaactggaggagcgtaatttgccgataagcgggcaaaaggcggatctgcaggcacgattacgtgaagcaatggaagcggatggaattaatgtggacgagttcgaatttgttgggccagcgatggaagtattccatttcaaaatttcaaacttcagtttgaaaagacagcaatggccaataactggaatgcagcggacaaagtagcgtccttgtttgtatcattgaaaggacctgcggcagaaatccttcagactattccagactgtgaacgggacaactatgaggcattgatgagtgcgatagaaagacgatatggtagtgagcaccggaaacaaatataccagctcgaactgcaaaataggggtcagaagattaacgagtcattgcaagagttcgcaactgaaatagaacggctggctcatttggcaaatgcagatgcacctgtggattacattgagagggtaaaaattcaaagcttcataaatggaattcgtgatgtggacaccaaacgcgccacatatgcattgccaaaaagaacgtttgctgaaacggtttcgcacgccctcacacaggaaacagcttctctactaagtaaaccagcacacaaagtacaaagggttgaaatggaacaaccggcgctgatggaagaaatattgaagactctgaagacaattgctgcaccgcgagtaaatacaacaggaagatgtttcaactgtggaaaagcgggtcactttgcccgaaattgcaatataaaagtaaacccatcaaaacggaaacaaccaacagataacgaggacggagcatccacatctcacaagtcgttaaaactaaaacggaacagttcaaaggggcgtgagctggttcccacaactatttgccccgccatctcgatatcacaaataggtcgccatgacaacaatcttactatcagcggcatcgtaaatggacgactgtcaacgcttactttggatactggtgccacacattcatatccgaccggatgtggcaagaggaacggttgaaccattagtcggttgcaagcttcgaacggccaccggaggaagcagctgtcgcgggaaaagtgttttgcaaagtgatgattggtaccctggaagttaatcacaccttcatcgtagcagaaatcacggatgaaattataatgggagtagatttcatgattgatcacggggttactttggatttaaacaagcaaatgctgttttgccagaacatggagatgcctataaacaccggatatgtgaccaacgttgaaagtaagagggtgattgttgatgataatcagagtattccaccaaaatctgaggcgattgtatgggctaaagtgaatggaggaggtgggactgaagagttgtggattgtggaatactgaacgaactgcatggaaatgaaaattctgatggcgaacgtggctagaagtttacatgatttaacaaagaagaatcgcccgtttgtatggcagttggaacaagaaaaagcgtttgagcggctgaaagaactactttgtacggcaccgatgttagcgcggcaaattcaaaaaatattgattaaagtttatatttttcgtCAAAAGCTTCTTTACTATTGCAGACAACAACCGGAAACAAAACCATATGAGTATATTTATAGATAGGTACACACATACGtaccataaataaatacaaggtgcgttccaaagtaaacaatacaaatggttttttcggcaaaatcaatttattttattcaaaaaaatctccttctgtttcaatacagttttttgcacagtccaaaagcatgtcgaacgagtgttttagctcgttggccggtatggccgccaatatgccggtgcaagccttttaaacgtctgcataacgctttcctttcatgggcaaatgcaagaagtcgcacggtgccatatcaggtgaatacggggagtggttaatggttaaaatgtgatttttggtcaaataattgaTCACAAGCGtggatcgatgagacggcgcattatcgtgcaaaacacgccaactttcatcttcgcgatatttggaccgaacacgtcgaatacggcacaccaaacgcttcaaaacaaaaaaaaaacgatgttttggagatattcaattccattttcataaatttcaatgattatttcggctgatttttgatgaattcacgcacagtataaattttgtaaaaagagTACAGAGTATGAAGTTGTAAGAAACCTTCAATTTCATCCTCCTTCCGTTCCTCGTTCCATTTCCACAAAAGTGCTGCAATACTTTATCCACCAATCGATCTGATCTGTCATCTTTAGAAAATGTAGAGTTCCTCTGTCCATtcgaatttcatcaaattaataattaaaaaataattttttccatgtaatACGTTTTCCAAactacccttttctaaatgtaTAGGAAATGTGATTTGGAGCCCGTGATAACAGTAGGTTAGAACTAACAGGCCTGTTGTTGCATAACagaacgtttttatttttaattaaaaacaaactacACGAAAGCATTACAAGTGTAAATGTACTATTTCATGTTTTCGATATCAATGGCGTTTGTCTGGTTCGCTCACCTCGAGTAACATACCTATATATACCAGATGATGAATCTACTGACTACACAACTTGTGTTTTGGATCTAGTTCTCATTGGCGATATGAGGATTTTGACTGTCACGATTATATTCATTGGCCTAGTTTGGTTTTGCTTGGTAATatgattgaaaatatataaaggcATAATGTATTTTATACAATTGAAGGAAATCACTCTCACATCACTTTCTTTATAATTTCAGGCTGAACAACCGTATACGGTACAAAATGAAGCGCTTGAACCATTTAAAGGACTGAGGGAAACTTGCGTCGACATGTCTAATTTAAAAACAGTGGGGCGCCAACGTTTTTTGAATGGTTCGGTCACCATACTGCAGGACCTGGATAGTGATAACTTTAAATTTCAAGTAGAATTATTTTCGAGCCCACAGGGTGATGGTCAATACAAGCAACTACCAATGGGTGTGCCAATGACTAGAGTTTGCGATGGATTCAAAGATTTGTACACAAAAATCGTACAACCTTCTCTAAAACAGGGAGAAAATACGAACTTCCCGTTCATAACGGATGAGGGATTGTGTCCTTTACCGGCTGGAgagtattatataaaaactgTAGAGTTTGATACGGATACCTGGCCAAATCAGATTCCGCGCGGCGTCCTAAAGGCTGTGTTAACATTTTTCAAGAATGAAGTGAGTGTTGGCGGAACtgtgatgaaaatgaaaatcgagGATCGACAATAATCAAAGAATAAGTGAAAACCAAAACTAATAAACGGTTAGCAGCAGATCATATATAGTGGTACTGAAAACGTGGTGGAgggaattgaatatttttagataTAGCTATCTTGAAGACATAAAGATTTTATTTGGGTCCAGGGCTTTTCCATATATTTCATTACTATCAACACTGTCACTAATTGCcagaatttttttgtgcttGATATTTACTTATTGAcagcaataaatattatttttaaacatatcgaaattgcatttcatatttttcggttttttaaTCACTAAAAATTATGCATGTTCACTCAAAAATTCCTTAGATACACCTTCCTTGTATTATTTGTATACCCTGCCCCGAGTATATTAAGGAAGCAAACGTCGGAGGCCctataaatattgaagaaaatcatGAAATTAAAAGATCTGTGGGTATGAACATTACCTTTTTAATTACTTCATATATAACCGtttaacaaataacaacaaacccATAATTGAGAACTTTTTACTTTATTgaatagttttgaaattatttacattCTAAATACCTTTTTTGCGCTTGCTGAACAAGAAAACGACAGTATACGAAGGTTTGGCGATTAAATCATACTTTTGTGAAAATCATACTTCTTAAAATGATCTTTCGCTTctgcatttttaacaaatttacaatGCTAGAAACTTACTTATGTCATGTAATCGATAAACGAAAAAGAATattatacagttgaacttccataactcgaacttcTTGAAATTGAAGTTCCCCATAAATTGAAATCTTGAATTGGCAATAGCATCTATAAGTTATATTTgatacaaatttccttccataactcgaCGTTTGccataactaaatttttaaataggcCCGTGATTCCCTAAGTCGCATTTTTTTGGAGAAATCCCCTTTGTAAACGGCTGCCAGAAGTCGCTGTGCGTATTTATATCTTCAAATATTACTATTACAGATTATATTTAGATTTGTTTAGCCGGATTTATAGCAGATGATATTGTATAACcgaaaattatacatatacccAACGAATATGACTTCTATCTATTATACAACGGCCCTCCAAAAAAGTTGTAATGCATTCCATGCGTCAATGTTAATACAATTGATCATCGCTACAAAGCACTAAACATGTTGTATTATAATCTCTTTGAACTTaaacaaacaatcaaaaatatatgtatgttcagcCGACAATTACAGAATACATGTTTAATGTGCATAAGCAAAACTTTATGCGAAGTAAATATGTCCAAGTGTGAATAAATCTATATTGTacagctttttaaaaaattttacgttTTAATGAACGATTCTATAACTCGAAGTCTCTCTAACTCGAAGTTTTTATGCggattatggtgattcgagttGCGGTGTGTTTCTGAAGAACTGTAGGAGGTtctaaaagtatattttttgacaaaacttGTATGGAGCCATAATCGAAGTTAATTTTCATGTTCAGCGTTCCGAATGAGTCCAATAACACTTTTTATCGAAGTACTATTACTTTGTACACAATAtatattcaataatttattgAGCATATGGTAATCTTAGCGAAACCACTTTTCGTGGATGCTTACACCATAATATAAAGTAAATTAGCACAAActagttacatatttatatatagtatatattaattaacttaaaagctATTTTAACATCAAACTtagttcatatatatatgtatgtatgtatataatactcATACATTGTTTACATGTTTCGCTACGAATTCGCACAATGTCGAATGTGCATTTTGcattagtaaatatgtatttcttcataagtattcatatacatatgtatgtatgtatgtatctctcgcataattttaatattttcaattctaATTTGTAAGGCGAAatgtcaatatacatatattatatattttttaatttatttggcaCAAATGAgtttagtaaatatattttatttttgtacatacttatgtaataaaagacaatatatgtaagtaaatttattttgattatatgaGTAAATTGTTTCACTTATtttagctacatacatatatattaagcatatacaatattactaatacgtactacgagtatatacgagtatgcatTTAAATTTGACGAGACAATAGATTTTCTGATTTGAACTATGTAATTCttaagataaaaataataatgtaaacttggcgttaataattatttatagctAAACCGTACCGTGGACCTTCTAACAACTTTGTAGACATAGAGCAATTAGTATGAAGTATGAAGTAAGTTCCCATATGTTATTTGAAACAGAAACATCTAGAAGTTTAATAGACACGCAGAAAAATTCGcctagtttaaaaaattaaaatgagatGCCACCGAGAGTGATCCAGCTAATAGCTTCAAAATAGACCACAATAACATAGATTTTTATTCGTCTCAGTCACAACTTGATTTTGGGCTTACGCGACGAGCACCTTTATTGAGTTTTCGCAATCCGAAATTTTCAGGAATGTATTGAACGAAACATGACATCTTTGAAGTGTAACAATCAACCTAATTTTACGACCATTGAAAATAATTGGGTGGTAAGTAAAAAGTGtgcttaatgaaattttatttttatccagtttttaaaatttgtggGAAATATCTGTCAAAGAATTTTAGGCGTCTTCTTCTAAATTTTacaagcaaattaaaattttcagtccACATTCAACAAATTGTTAATCCAATATTTCTGCTAATACGAATATATGGTATAGCTGTTATCAAATTGTATAACCGATAAGTCAGTATTGGCTTCTAATACCAATACTaggacaaaaataaaatttaaacgcTTTAGTAACTACCTGATACCAATTACACTATTTACATAAACGCAATTGGTAATAATGCATTACTTTTTCTCGTGTATGTTGGCGCTATGGTAACCacatgaataaaaaataataaaacacatttGGGCTGAAAACGCTATTGAACGACAAATTGTTGTTAACGGGTTGTAGTCCACATTTGattatatctgaaaaaaaagagAGTATGTCATTTTAAGCTGGGTAGAATTAAAATTGATTataatgataaatgtaaacaagtaaggaagggcaaaGTTCGGCTGTAACCAAACATTTATACTTTCGAAATTCGTAAAGCTCAAAGGCGGGGAAATACTTTCCGATGTAGCAAAACTTTATACTAAAAATGTTGTGaaagaacttaacattcattatCCGAAGAAAACGAATGGTTTACAATAAAATTGGTTTTTTATATTCTGTGTCGTGGATttatgtgctgaacacatagagagcgacatctgtcaaatattaaaatacacacaacTGTGTCCATAACAgctattttgacagctgcacgactacatgaCAGCAGGCTCTCACTTGTTGCTCTcgctaatttaaaaatatttttaaattttccgacGATAGTAGAGAGGTGTAGGGATGTcaataatatgtaaaatgtaaaattattcaaatctcTAACAAACCTGAGGTTATTTTACAATGAGAAGCATAAAATAGTCCTGTTATGTAATTTGTAATAGCAattgataatataaaataaaaacaaataaattgacttattttttgcataaaaatttcattttgaacaaaatattaaaatttcattgaagtgaaagatATTAGCAGGGATAAAGGaatgtccaacttattccagtgtgagagcgcctcaaaattagcatttttttataacattttccattctgaccagatcgaacaaaataatttttggacaattaaattaaaacacccaacatttagtccgaaaaaaattactatatagttatttaatatacggagaaattatttttat includes:
- the LOC105225359 gene encoding uncharacterized protein LOC105225359: MAMKAEQPYTVQNEALEPFKGLRETCVDMSNLKTVGRQRFLNGSVTILQDLDSDNFKFQVELFSSPQGDGQYKQLPMGVPMTRVCDGFKDLYTKIVQPSLKQGENTNFPFITDEGLCPLPAGEYYIKTVEFDTDTWPNQIPRGVLKAVLTFFKNEVSVGGTVMKMKIEDRQ